A genomic stretch from Zeimonas sediminis includes:
- the metF gene encoding methylenetetrahydrofolate reductase [NAD(P)H] codes for MTHTPTQKAAIDLSFEFFPPNTPEGARKLREVRARLAALGPSFFSVTYGAGGSTRDKTMAIVDEIAAEGHRVAPHLSCIGATRASVAELLDVYRARGIRRLVALRGDLPSGMVDTGDFRYASDLVAFVREHCGDWFHIEVAAYPEVHPQARSAGDDLSAFVTKMKAGADSAITQYFYNADAYFRFRDEAARAGVLAPIFPGIMPINNFVQLARFSDACGAEIPRWIRTRLAGFGDDLASIRAFGLDVVCGLCSRLLEGGAPGLHVYTLNQAEASERIMAALGLRGRGPA; via the coding sequence ATGACCCATACCCCTACCCAGAAAGCGGCGATCGACCTCAGCTTCGAGTTCTTCCCGCCCAACACCCCAGAGGGCGCGCGCAAGCTGCGCGAGGTCCGCGCGCGGCTCGCGGCGCTCGGACCGAGCTTCTTCAGCGTCACCTACGGCGCCGGCGGCTCGACCCGCGACAAGACGATGGCCATCGTCGACGAGATCGCGGCCGAGGGCCACCGGGTCGCGCCGCACCTGTCGTGCATCGGCGCCACCCGCGCCTCGGTCGCCGAGCTGCTCGACGTCTATCGGGCGCGCGGCATCCGCAGGCTGGTGGCGCTGCGCGGCGACCTGCCCTCGGGCATGGTCGACACCGGCGACTTCCGTTACGCGAGCGACCTGGTCGCGTTCGTGCGCGAGCACTGCGGCGACTGGTTCCACATCGAGGTGGCGGCCTATCCGGAGGTCCACCCGCAGGCGCGCTCGGCCGGGGACGACCTGAGCGCCTTCGTGACCAAGATGAAGGCGGGCGCCGACTCGGCGATCACGCAGTACTTCTACAACGCCGACGCCTACTTCCGCTTTCGCGACGAGGCGGCGCGCGCCGGCGTTCTCGCGCCGATCTTTCCCGGCATCATGCCGATCAACAACTTCGTGCAGCTCGCGCGCTTCTCCGACGCCTGCGGCGCCGAGATCCCGCGCTGGATCCGCACCCGGCTTGCCGGCTTCGGCGACGACCTCGCGTCGATCCGCGCCTTCGGGCTCGACGTGGTCTGCGGACTGTGCAGCCGGCTGCTCGAGGGCGGCGCGCCCGGCCTTCACGTCTACACGCTGAACCAGGCCGAGGCGAGCGAGCGGATCATGGCGGCGCTGGGCCTGCGCGGGCGCGGGCCGGCCTGA
- a CDS encoding TlyA family RNA methyltransferase, translating to MRADQLLVARGLAASRTRARELIEAGAVRLRTAAGLEPLRKPSAALADDAELLVDDAARPRFVSRGGLKLEGALAAAGVDPRGMACLDLGQSTGGFTDCLLQAGAARVVGIDVGHGQLHPSLRDDPRVVALEGVNVRALAGADAPAAFAAARPPGGFDLAVADLSFISLAHALAPAAALLRPGGTLLALVKPQFEVGPGGVDSRGIVRDERRYAEVRARIEAAAREAGLSPRSWHDSPIRGGDGNREFFLHAVK from the coding sequence GTGCGCGCCGACCAGTTGCTGGTGGCGCGGGGCCTGGCGGCCTCGCGCACCCGCGCCCGCGAGCTGATCGAGGCGGGCGCTGTGCGGCTGCGCACGGCGGCCGGGCTCGAGCCGCTGCGCAAGCCCTCGGCCGCGCTGGCCGACGACGCCGAGCTGCTGGTGGACGACGCCGCCCGGCCGCGCTTCGTGTCGCGCGGCGGCCTGAAGCTCGAGGGCGCGCTGGCCGCCGCCGGCGTCGATCCGCGCGGCATGGCCTGCCTGGACCTCGGCCAGAGCACCGGCGGCTTCACCGACTGCCTGCTGCAGGCCGGCGCCGCGCGCGTCGTCGGCATCGACGTGGGCCACGGCCAGTTGCATCCGTCGCTGCGCGACGATCCCCGGGTCGTCGCGCTCGAGGGCGTCAACGTCAGGGCGCTGGCCGGCGCGGACGCGCCGGCCGCCTTCGCCGCGGCAAGGCCGCCCGGGGGTTTCGACCTGGCGGTGGCCGACCTGAGCTTCATCTCGCTCGCCCACGCGCTCGCCCCGGCCGCGGCGCTGCTGCGCCCGGGCGGCACGCTGCTCGCGCTGGTCAAGCCGCAGTTCGAGGTGGGGCCCGGCGGCGTCGACTCGCGCGGCATCGTCCGCGACGAGCGGCGCTACGCCGAGGTGCGCGCGCGGATCGAGGCGGCCGCCCGCGAGGCGGGCCTGTCGCCGCGCAGCTGGCACGACAGCCCGATCCGCGGCGGCGACGGCAACCGCGAATTCTTCCTTCACGCAGTGAAATGA
- a CDS encoding HD-GYP domain-containing protein has protein sequence MPAPTLDAAQEPIELAVPDSIGSLAWIPARRLAIGMFVAELDRPWTDTPLPDAGLLIESDAHLEALREHCREVLVDARLSDIRAVGQILAAASAGDDGPAAGAPTGNVPAGIEAGWRRRGSPARNDVRLPLGGRDRVRQIAGLLEDGRLPGGGPGSLAGASPAGGERLLQRWLSRIAGRPAVPARLAPGDRHDAGDPSAAAFRWPDPSTLGDSLPAIRPAFLRVAQDLSTVLAAPRQGRTLDVAAILAAADAVVSIVIACPDAGRWLAAVHSSRAGRWEPAIVDALLLAEFGRHLGMPRESLLELATIGLLADIGKSLLPRDLLEHPGVLNAVDFALVKQHVSIALDLLERAGGVPPNAMRGIAEHHERLDGTGYPAGLEGSAIGQFGRMAAIVDTYAALTTSRPYANALSAEDALAALLGWSGRLFCRELVERFVAMVGPFPVGSLVELSSGEVAAVVDRSPGAFMRPRLVVLTGPDKGPLRGDPTGERGPDEIYRGLRVRISRGLPAGAYGLQLRDYHLLAI, from the coding sequence ATGCCTGCTCCCACGCTCGATGCCGCCCAGGAACCCATCGAGTTGGCCGTGCCCGACTCGATCGGCAGCCTCGCCTGGATTCCGGCGCGCCGGCTCGCGATCGGCATGTTCGTGGCCGAACTCGATCGCCCCTGGACCGACACGCCCTTGCCCGACGCCGGCCTGCTGATCGAAAGCGACGCGCACCTCGAGGCGCTGCGCGAGCATTGCCGCGAAGTCCTTGTCGACGCGCGACTCTCCGACATCAGGGCTGTCGGGCAGATTCTCGCTGCTGCCTCGGCAGGCGATGATGGCCCGGCCGCCGGCGCTCCGACCGGCAACGTCCCCGCCGGCATCGAAGCGGGCTGGCGGAGGCGCGGCAGCCCGGCCCGGAACGATGTCAGGCTGCCCCTGGGCGGCCGCGATCGTGTCAGGCAGATCGCCGGGCTCCTCGAGGACGGACGCCTGCCCGGCGGAGGGCCGGGCTCGCTCGCCGGGGCGTCTCCCGCCGGCGGCGAACGCTTGCTGCAGCGGTGGCTGTCGCGGATCGCGGGCAGGCCGGCCGTGCCGGCACGGCTCGCCCCGGGCGATCGCCACGACGCCGGCGATCCGTCGGCCGCCGCGTTCCGCTGGCCCGATCCGTCGACGCTCGGCGATTCGCTGCCCGCCATCCGGCCGGCCTTCCTGCGCGTGGCGCAGGACCTGTCGACAGTGCTCGCGGCGCCCCGACAGGGGCGCACCCTCGACGTCGCGGCGATCCTCGCCGCTGCCGACGCGGTCGTGTCGATCGTGATCGCCTGCCCGGACGCGGGGCGCTGGCTGGCCGCCGTCCACTCGAGCCGCGCCGGCCGCTGGGAGCCGGCGATCGTCGACGCGCTGCTGCTGGCGGAATTCGGCCGGCACCTGGGCATGCCGCGCGAGTCCCTGCTGGAACTCGCGACGATCGGTCTGCTGGCGGACATCGGCAAGTCGCTGCTGCCGCGCGACCTGCTCGAGCACCCCGGCGTCCTGAACGCGGTCGACTTCGCGCTGGTCAAGCAGCACGTGTCGATCGCGCTCGACCTGCTCGAACGCGCCGGCGGCGTGCCCCCGAACGCGATGCGCGGGATCGCGGAGCACCACGAGCGGCTCGACGGCACCGGCTATCCGGCCGGGCTCGAAGGCAGCGCGATCGGCCAGTTCGGCCGGATGGCGGCCATCGTCGACACCTACGCGGCACTGACCACGTCGCGGCCCTATGCGAACGCCTTGTCCGCCGAGGATGCGCTGGCCGCGCTGCTCGGCTGGTCCGGCAGGCTCTTCTGCCGCGAACTCGTCGAGCGCTTCGTCGCCATGGTGGGCCCCTTCCCGGTCGGCTCGCTGGTGGAGCTCTCGTCCGGTGAGGTCGCGGCCGTCGTGGACCGCAGTCCCGGAGCGTTCATGCGCCCGAGGCTCGTCGTCCTGACCGGCCCCGACAAGGGGCCACTTCGCGGCGACCCGACGGGCGAGCGCGGCCCCGACGAGATCTATCGCGGCCTGCGGGTACGGATCTCGCGCGGCCTGCCGGCCGGCGCCTACGGCCTGCAGCTGCGCGACTATCACCTGCTCGCGATATAA
- the ahcY gene encoding adenosylhomocysteinase: MSAVLQTKAGAAAGNDFRVADLSLADWGRKEIRIAETEMPGLMAIREEYAASQPLKGARITGSLHMTIQTAVLIETLTALGAQVRWASCNIFSTQDHAAAAIAAAGIPVFAHKGETLAEYWDYTHRIFDWADGQPSNMILDDGGDATLLIHLGSKAAKDPSILSNPGSEEEVELFESIRRQLAKDAGWYERQLNAIVGVTEETTTGVKRLYQMSAKGELAFRAINVNDSVTKSKFDNLYGCRESLVDGIKRATDVMIAGKVAVVCGYGDVGKGSAQALRALSAQVWITECDPICALQAAMEGYRVVTMDYAADKADIFVTATGNRDVITYEHMARMKDQAIVCNIGHFDNEIDVAGLKKNCRWEEIKPQVDHVIFPAEGDRPEKRIILLAEGRLVNLGCATGHPSYVMSSSFANQVIAQIELWGHRDYYERGKVYVLPKHLDEKVARLQLKKLGAMLTELTPEQAGYIGVPVEGPYKPDSYRY; encoded by the coding sequence ATGTCCGCCGTTCTCCAAACGAAAGCCGGCGCTGCCGCCGGCAACGACTTCCGGGTCGCCGACCTGTCCCTGGCCGACTGGGGCCGCAAGGAAATCCGCATCGCCGAGACCGAGATGCCCGGCCTGATGGCGATCCGCGAGGAATACGCCGCCAGCCAGCCGCTGAAAGGCGCGCGCATCACCGGCTCGCTGCACATGACGATCCAGACCGCCGTGCTGATCGAGACGCTGACCGCGCTCGGCGCGCAGGTGCGCTGGGCCTCGTGCAACATCTTCTCCACGCAGGACCACGCCGCCGCCGCGATCGCCGCCGCGGGCATCCCGGTGTTCGCGCACAAGGGCGAGACGCTCGCCGAGTACTGGGACTACACCCACCGGATCTTCGACTGGGCAGACGGCCAGCCCTCGAACATGATCCTCGACGACGGCGGCGACGCCACGCTGCTGATCCACCTCGGCTCGAAGGCCGCGAAGGACCCGTCGATCCTCTCGAACCCGGGCAGCGAGGAAGAGGTCGAGCTGTTCGAGTCGATCCGCCGCCAGCTCGCGAAGGATGCCGGCTGGTACGAGCGCCAGCTGAACGCGATCGTCGGCGTCACCGAGGAGACCACCACCGGCGTCAAGCGCCTGTACCAGATGTCCGCGAAGGGCGAGCTGGCCTTCCGCGCGATCAACGTCAACGACTCGGTCACCAAGAGCAAGTTCGACAACCTGTACGGCTGCCGCGAATCGCTGGTCGACGGCATCAAGCGCGCCACCGACGTGATGATCGCCGGCAAGGTCGCGGTGGTCTGCGGCTACGGCGACGTGGGCAAGGGCTCGGCGCAGGCGCTGCGCGCGCTGTCGGCGCAGGTGTGGATCACCGAGTGCGACCCGATCTGCGCGCTGCAGGCGGCCATGGAAGGCTATCGCGTGGTCACGATGGACTACGCCGCCGACAAGGCCGACATCTTCGTGACCGCCACCGGCAACCGCGACGTGATCACCTACGAGCACATGGCGCGGATGAAGGACCAGGCGATCGTCTGCAACATCGGCCACTTCGACAACGAGATCGACGTCGCCGGGCTGAAGAAGAACTGCCGCTGGGAGGAGATCAAGCCGCAGGTCGACCACGTGATCTTCCCCGCCGAGGGCGACCGCCCCGAGAAGCGGATCATCCTGCTGGCCGAGGGCCGGCTGGTGAACCTGGGCTGCGCGACCGGGCACCCGTCGTACGTGATGAGCTCGTCCTTCGCCAACCAGGTGATCGCGCAGATCGAGCTGTGGGGCCACCGCGACTACTACGAGCGCGGCAAGGTGTACGTGCTGCCCAAGCACCTCGACGAGAAGGTCGCCCGGCTGCAGCTGAAGAAGCTCGGCGCGATGCTCACCGAGCTCACTCCCGAGCAGGCCGGCTACATCGGCGTGCCGGTCGAGGGTCCGTACAAGCCCGACAGCTACCGCTACTGA
- a CDS encoding EAL domain-containing protein: MALDAKPAGAGGRSDPAAKRNGSQRVTPPALLAALTAGSGGGATERTALLVVSLHRSDRLNALAQDPSNQYVLAEIARRVQSMLRPADRYAFVANDELWLLLAGLPDGSLAELAGRTLRDTLQRPIRVARPEGGHAFVMVRPVVGGAWTSLRKLADPMSMVGAASQACVKARSQETRVLISRLDDDTARVRRDELEREIRAALHANALDVHFQPQIDLASGRCVALEALIRWNRTDGTSVSPSLIASVCEERGMMGALTQFVLNSALRNQRLWAGQGLDLAVSINLSPTILADAAFPILVSHALSTWNVPGDRLTLELTESAIAQNEQSAIDFMKQLRELGCHLSMDDFGTGYSSIEWFRKLPLNELKIDRSFVRELEGAEREPADGTVRALIDLAHAFRLRALAEAVESPQVAEMLAAAGCDRAQGYAFSPALPAASVADWCRRHEEAGLLSRSEEAGIR; encoded by the coding sequence ATGGCGCTTGACGCCAAACCCGCCGGAGCCGGCGGGCGCAGCGACCCCGCCGCGAAGCGCAACGGCTCGCAGCGGGTCACGCCGCCCGCCCTGCTCGCCGCGCTGACCGCGGGAAGCGGCGGCGGGGCGACCGAGCGGACCGCGCTGCTGGTCGTGTCCCTGCACCGCTCCGACCGGCTGAACGCGCTCGCCCAGGACCCGTCGAACCAGTACGTGCTCGCCGAGATCGCGCGGCGCGTGCAATCGATGCTTCGCCCGGCCGACCGGTACGCCTTCGTCGCGAACGACGAGCTGTGGCTGCTGCTCGCCGGCCTGCCCGACGGCTCGCTGGCCGAGCTCGCCGGCCGCACGCTGCGCGACACGCTGCAGCGGCCGATCCGCGTGGCCCGGCCCGAGGGCGGGCACGCCTTCGTGATGGTGCGCCCGGTGGTCGGCGGCGCCTGGACCTCGTTGCGCAAGCTCGCCGACCCGATGTCCATGGTCGGCGCCGCGTCGCAGGCCTGCGTGAAGGCGCGCTCGCAGGAGACCCGGGTACTTATCTCGCGCCTCGACGACGACACGGCCCGCGTGCGGCGTGACGAGCTCGAGCGCGAGATCCGCGCCGCGCTTCACGCCAACGCGCTCGACGTCCACTTCCAGCCGCAGATCGACCTCGCGAGCGGCCGCTGCGTCGCCCTCGAGGCACTGATCCGATGGAACCGCACCGACGGCACCTCGGTGAGCCCGTCGCTGATCGCGTCGGTCTGCGAGGAGCGCGGCATGATGGGGGCGCTGACCCAGTTCGTGCTGAACAGCGCGTTGCGCAACCAGAGACTCTGGGCCGGGCAGGGCCTGGACCTGGCGGTCTCGATCAACCTTTCGCCGACGATCCTCGCCGACGCTGCCTTCCCGATCCTGGTGTCGCACGCGCTGTCGACCTGGAACGTTCCGGGCGACCGGCTGACGCTCGAGCTGACCGAGTCGGCGATCGCCCAGAACGAGCAGTCGGCGATCGACTTCATGAAGCAGCTGCGCGAGCTCGGCTGCCACCTGTCGATGGACGACTTCGGCACAGGCTATTCGTCGATCGAGTGGTTCCGAAAGCTGCCGCTGAACGAGCTGAAGATCGACCGCAGCTTCGTGCGCGAGCTCGAAGGGGCGGAGCGCGAACCGGCCGACGGAACGGTCCGCGCGCTGATCGACCTTGCCCACGCGTTCCGGCTGCGCGCGCTGGCCGAGGCCGTGGAGTCGCCGCAGGTCGCCGAGATGCTCGCCGCGGCCGGCTGCGACCGCGCGCAGGGCTACGCCTTCTCGCCGGCGCTGCCGGCCGCCTCGGTCGCCGACTGGTGCCGGCGCCACGAGGAGGCGGGGCTGCTCAGCCGCAGCGAAGAAGCCGGGATTCGGTGA
- a CDS encoding HD-GYP domain-containing protein, giving the protein MNPSSVAQSTATARKLRVGVSQLASGMYVVELDRPWLDTPFLLEGFLVDSQIELETLRRYCRYVYVDPDRSDPRLAARIHEAELAEPPLVAQPGHVEPRDRRDPRAAAGAPRARTAASAARARVDTRVSSHTRERFRRFVRATAVAGAPPGAPRGVLGLTAGWLRRWISAGDDDPAAWQQRSLQAARDLLPPGTRLVRHPEPQALEAALPAARQATAAASRAAEELFDSIRAGEATLPAGLGAAVASLVDAMIANPDAPPWAARLHGPASREARHALAVAIHLLALGRSIGLDREALVSLALIGLLSDAGKARLPRALLEKPGMLSASEHTIVKEHVRLGLEAIERAESLAPEVRAGIAQHHERLDGSGYPKGLQGDEISVWGRMAAIADSFAALVSPRPYAEALAPQDAMMSLFEWAGSSFDEALVEQFVQAVGIFPVGSLVELSSAEIAIVAGHNRIRRLEPFVIVVSDAARQPLPRPEIRELPALGRGAPADALRIARGLPVGAFAPDPTLLDAVLGLADGA; this is encoded by the coding sequence ATGAATCCCTCGTCCGTCGCGCAGTCCACGGCGACCGCCCGCAAGCTGCGGGTCGGCGTGTCGCAGCTCGCCTCCGGCATGTACGTCGTGGAGCTCGACCGGCCCTGGCTCGACACGCCCTTCCTGCTCGAGGGCTTCCTCGTCGACAGCCAGATCGAGCTCGAGACGCTGCGCCGCTACTGCCGCTACGTCTACGTGGACCCGGACCGCTCCGACCCGAGGCTGGCGGCGCGGATCCACGAGGCGGAGCTCGCCGAGCCGCCGCTCGTGGCGCAGCCCGGGCACGTGGAGCCGCGCGACCGTCGCGACCCGCGCGCCGCCGCCGGCGCACCCCGCGCGCGAACCGCCGCATCCGCGGCCCGGGCCCGCGTCGACACCCGGGTCAGCAGCCACACCCGCGAGCGCTTCCGCCGTTTCGTGCGGGCCACGGCGGTGGCCGGCGCCCCGCCGGGCGCGCCGCGCGGCGTGCTGGGGCTGACGGCAGGCTGGCTGCGCCGCTGGATCTCGGCCGGCGACGACGACCCCGCCGCCTGGCAGCAACGCTCGCTGCAGGCCGCCCGCGACCTGCTGCCGCCCGGCACGCGCCTGGTTCGCCACCCCGAGCCGCAGGCGCTCGAGGCTGCGCTGCCCGCGGCGCGACAGGCGACCGCCGCCGCCAGCCGCGCGGCCGAGGAACTCTTCGACTCGATCCGCGCGGGCGAGGCGACGTTGCCGGCAGGCTTGGGCGCCGCCGTCGCCAGCCTCGTCGACGCGATGATCGCGAACCCCGACGCGCCGCCCTGGGCCGCGCGCTTGCACGGCCCGGCCAGCCGGGAGGCGCGGCACGCGCTCGCGGTGGCCATCCACCTGCTGGCCCTGGGCCGCTCGATCGGCCTCGACCGCGAGGCGCTCGTGTCGCTCGCGCTGATCGGGCTTCTTTCCGACGCCGGCAAGGCGCGGCTGCCGCGCGCGCTGCTCGAGAAGCCCGGCATGCTGTCGGCGAGCGAGCACACGATCGTCAAGGAGCACGTGCGCCTGGGCCTGGAGGCGATCGAGCGCGCCGAGTCGCTCGCGCCCGAGGTCAGGGCCGGCATCGCGCAGCACCACGAGCGGCTCGACGGTTCGGGCTACCCGAAGGGGCTGCAGGGCGACGAGATAAGCGTGTGGGGCCGGATGGCCGCGATCGCCGACAGTTTCGCCGCGCTGGTGTCGCCGCGCCCCTACGCCGAGGCGCTGGCGCCGCAGGACGCGATGATGAGCCTCTTCGAGTGGGCCGGCAGCTCGTTCGACGAAGCCCTGGTCGAGCAGTTCGTGCAGGCCGTCGGCATCTTCCCGGTGGGCAGCCTGGTCGAGCTGTCGAGCGCCGAGATCGCGATCGTCGCCGGCCACAACCGGATCCGCCGGCTCGAGCCGTTCGTGATCGTCGTCTCCGACGCCGCTCGCCAGCCGCTGCCGCGCCCCGAGATCAGGGAGCTGCCCGCGCTGGGCCGGGGCGCGCCGGCCGACGCGCTGCGCATCGCGCGGGGGCTCCCGGTCGGCGCCTTCGCGCCGGACCCGACGCTGCTCGACGCGGTGCTGGGGCTCGCCGATGGCGCTTGA